From Rudanella lutea DSM 19387, a single genomic window includes:
- a CDS encoding MFS transporter → MATWRVKLSLILNYFVFAILLNSVGTVILQVQNNYGVSATSASVLEAFKDLSIAVVSFGVASYSVRIGYRRAMLTALGIVTVACLLMPLLPAFWTTKLLFAAVGASFALIKVSVFATIGLVSPSTDEHASFMNFLESFFMIGVLSGYFLFSAFVDDQNLQSTAWLSVYYVLAGVSALAFVLLLATPLDESKVASGAARPLTDDLGDMLRLVARPVVLVFVACAFVYVLMEQGIMSWLPTFNSKILNLPTSLSIQMASILAASTAIGRFLAGFILRKVSWYWLLMICLVVSAGLVLLALPLASSAGSQVVTGWADAPLAAFIFPLIGLFIAPIYPAINSAILSSLPLRQHGPMAGLIVVFSALGGTTGSIITGRVFDAYGGQTAFYFSLVPIGLLLVLLTIFQRLGQRQSTVVREREHA, encoded by the coding sequence ATGGCTACCTGGCGCGTTAAACTTTCGCTCATTCTCAATTACTTCGTGTTTGCCATCCTGCTCAATAGTGTTGGCACGGTGATTCTTCAGGTTCAGAACAACTATGGTGTTTCGGCCACGTCGGCCAGTGTGCTCGAAGCCTTCAAAGACCTGAGCATTGCGGTGGTGTCGTTTGGGGTGGCCTCGTACAGTGTTCGGATCGGTTACCGGCGGGCTATGCTCACGGCGCTGGGCATCGTGACGGTGGCTTGTTTGCTGATGCCGTTATTGCCGGCATTCTGGACGACCAAACTGCTGTTTGCGGCCGTTGGGGCCAGTTTTGCCCTGATCAAAGTATCGGTGTTTGCTACCATTGGCCTCGTCAGCCCCTCAACCGATGAACACGCCAGTTTTATGAACTTTCTGGAGTCGTTTTTCATGATTGGGGTGTTGTCGGGCTATTTTCTGTTCAGTGCCTTTGTCGATGATCAGAACCTGCAATCGACGGCCTGGCTCTCGGTCTATTATGTGCTGGCGGGGGTATCGGCGCTGGCGTTTGTGCTGTTGCTGGCTACCCCGCTCGATGAGTCGAAAGTGGCTTCGGGCGCGGCCCGCCCGCTCACCGACGACCTGGGCGACATGCTCCGCCTGGTGGCCCGGCCTGTAGTGCTTGTGTTTGTGGCGTGTGCCTTTGTGTACGTGCTCATGGAGCAGGGCATTATGAGCTGGCTGCCTACGTTCAACAGCAAAATTCTGAACCTGCCCACCTCGCTTAGTATTCAGATGGCGAGTATTCTGGCGGCTTCAACGGCCATTGGGCGGTTTCTGGCGGGGTTCATTCTGCGCAAGGTGTCGTGGTACTGGTTGCTGATGATTTGCCTGGTGGTGTCGGCGGGGCTGGTGCTGCTGGCGTTGCCCCTAGCGAGCTCGGCGGGTAGCCAAGTCGTAACGGGCTGGGCCGATGCCCCGTTGGCGGCTTTTATATTTCCGCTGATCGGCTTGTTTATTGCCCCCATTTATCCGGCCATCAATTCGGCTATTCTGAGTAGCCTGCCTCTGCGGCAACATGGGCCTATGGCGGGGCTGATTGTGGTGTTCTCGGCTTTGGGCGGCACCACGGGTTCAATTATCACGGGTCGGGTGTTTGATGCGTACGGCGGACAAACGGCGTTTTACTTCTCGTTGGTGCCAATTGGGTTGCTGCTCGTTCTGCTGACTATTTTCCAGCGCCTTGGACAGCGGCAATCGACGGTGGTTCGGGAGCGCGAGCACGCGTGA
- a CDS encoding S41 family peptidase — protein sequence MTCKPMRWRPALLSVALGAALLSACKEPQVELKSPTTTTTTPTSTTGALTDREVNNWVLDSMRIYYYWNNRIPATPNLNQDPARFFESIVYRWDRTLRPDGDRFSWIQQSVDELKNSLQGIVRATGMEFQLYRWPSGTNNVIGQVLYVQPNSPAVRAGVKRGDIFTGVNGQTLTISNYQALLFNDATSQAFTFATIASNNTTTNPQTRTIDQVQLVTDPVYKDSVYTIGSRKIGYFVYNQFITGPNGPSDASYDTKVDNVFAKFKAQGVNELVLDLRYNPGGYTSSARNLASLIGKGINTNEVFYRQEYNAELTRAFGSTQVRFLNKPQNIGANLNRVFVLTTSRTASASELIINGLKPFMTVQVIGDTTSGKNVASITIEDKRKPRRINWGMQPIIAKSYNKLGQSDYTAGFAPDQVVFEPLVLAQLGDINNEPLLRAAVARITGSSPGGRIASPAKTLFSIGSSIDRKAGGSNMFIDKLPSQ from the coding sequence ATGACATGTAAACCAATGCGCTGGCGTCCGGCTCTGTTGTCGGTAGCCCTCGGGGCGGCTCTTCTGAGCGCCTGTAAAGAACCACAGGTCGAGCTTAAGTCGCCTACTACCACCACGACCACTCCAACCAGTACCACGGGCGCTTTGACCGACCGGGAGGTAAATAACTGGGTGCTCGATTCGATGCGGATCTATTATTATTGGAACAACCGGATTCCGGCCACTCCGAATTTAAATCAGGACCCGGCGAGATTTTTTGAGTCGATTGTGTATCGCTGGGATCGTACGCTCCGACCCGATGGCGACCGATTCTCCTGGATTCAGCAAAGTGTTGATGAGTTGAAGAACTCATTACAGGGTATTGTAAGAGCAACCGGTATGGAGTTTCAGCTCTACCGGTGGCCGTCAGGCACCAACAATGTGATTGGACAGGTGCTCTATGTACAACCAAACTCGCCCGCCGTCCGGGCGGGTGTAAAGCGGGGCGATATTTTTACGGGCGTTAATGGGCAGACACTGACGATAAGCAACTATCAGGCGTTGCTGTTTAACGATGCTACGAGTCAGGCATTTACGTTTGCGACTATTGCCAGCAACAATACCACCACCAATCCGCAAACCCGCACGATTGACCAGGTGCAGCTTGTAACCGACCCCGTATACAAAGACAGCGTGTACACCATTGGCAGCCGCAAGATCGGCTACTTCGTGTACAACCAGTTCATTACCGGCCCCAACGGCCCCTCCGATGCCTCGTACGACACCAAAGTCGACAATGTATTTGCCAAATTCAAAGCGCAGGGCGTCAACGAGCTGGTGCTCGACTTGCGCTACAATCCGGGCGGTTATACCTCTTCGGCCCGCAACCTGGCGTCGTTGATTGGCAAAGGCATCAATACCAACGAGGTGTTTTACCGGCAGGAGTACAATGCCGAGCTGACGCGCGCTTTCGGGAGCACGCAGGTACGCTTCCTGAACAAACCGCAGAACATCGGGGCTAACCTAAACCGCGTGTTTGTGCTCACTACGAGCCGCACGGCATCGGCCAGCGAACTGATTATCAACGGCCTCAAACCGTTTATGACGGTTCAGGTGATTGGCGATACCACATCAGGCAAAAACGTAGCGTCGATCACGATTGAAGACAAGCGTAAGCCACGCCGAATCAACTGGGGTATGCAGCCGATCATTGCAAAGTCGTACAACAAACTGGGGCAGTCGGACTATACGGCTGGCTTTGCACCCGATCAGGTGGTGTTCGAGCCTCTGGTTCTGGCTCAGTTGGGCGACATTAACAATGAGCCCCTACTACGGGCGGCTGTGGCCCGAATTACCGGCAGTAGCCCGGGTGGTCGTATAGCCTCACCCGCAAAAACGCTATTCAGCATTGGCTCGTCGATTGACCGGAA
- a CDS encoding sodium:solute symporter family transporter produces the protein MSQLITLDYVIFLLYFVGVSAYGYWIYRQKEQKKTDTKDFFLAEGALTWWAIGASLIASNISAEQFIGMSGDGFRFGVAIAVYEWLAAISLIIVAVWFIPIYLKNKIYTMPQFLSTRYNETVSLIMAVFWLFLYVFVNLTSILFLGALAISNLVGGDSFHVIVIGLSLFAIFITLGGMKVIGYTDVVQVLVLIIGGLVTTYLALTKVSETFGLGSSAIAGLGAMIKDADDHFHMIFEKPGPGASQAEVNRYLTLPGIAMYLGGQWVVNLNYWGCNQYITQRALGADLQTARTGILFAAILKIFMPIIVMLPGIAAYVIYKNGGLQTEMMRDGVVVGDNAYSAVLTFLPSGLKGMSVAALTAAIVASLAGKANSISTIFTLDIYHKYINKEASEARLLWIGRATILVAMLVSIAFAWSDALGIGGEGGFTYIQKYTGYISPGIFAVFILGFFWKRTTGAAAIAGVLGGFALVVFFNHFATDIFGPETLLYSAFPDGQGGYVIPFLVAMGLSFFMTVALMVLISLAGPKVNPKGLEIDAQMFKLSPTSLTMIVIILMLFSMLYVRFW, from the coding sequence ATGAGTCAACTGATTACGCTCGATTACGTCATTTTCCTGCTTTACTTCGTCGGGGTATCTGCCTACGGATACTGGATCTACCGGCAGAAAGAACAAAAGAAAACCGACACCAAAGACTTCTTTCTGGCCGAGGGGGCCCTCACCTGGTGGGCCATCGGTGCCTCGCTGATCGCGTCCAACATTTCGGCCGAACAGTTTATCGGTATGTCGGGCGATGGCTTCCGGTTTGGAGTCGCCATTGCCGTGTACGAATGGCTGGCTGCCATCAGCCTTATTATTGTGGCCGTGTGGTTTATTCCGATCTATCTGAAGAATAAAATCTACACCATGCCGCAGTTCCTGAGCACGCGCTACAATGAGACCGTGAGTCTGATTATGGCGGTTTTCTGGCTGTTTCTGTACGTTTTTGTGAACCTCACGTCTATTCTGTTTCTGGGGGCTCTGGCCATCAGCAACCTCGTCGGGGGCGACAGCTTTCACGTGATCGTGATCGGGCTGAGCCTGTTTGCCATCTTCATCACCCTGGGGGGCATGAAAGTAATCGGTTATACCGACGTGGTACAGGTACTGGTTTTGATTATCGGTGGTCTGGTTACTACCTACCTGGCGCTTACCAAAGTGAGCGAGACCTTCGGGTTGGGCAGCAGCGCTATTGCGGGGCTGGGGGCCATGATTAAGGATGCCGACGACCATTTCCACATGATTTTTGAGAAACCCGGCCCCGGTGCGTCGCAGGCCGAGGTAAACCGCTACCTTACCCTGCCGGGCATTGCCATGTATCTGGGTGGGCAGTGGGTAGTAAACCTCAACTACTGGGGCTGTAACCAGTACATCACGCAGCGGGCTCTCGGGGCCGATTTGCAGACCGCCCGCACCGGGATTCTGTTTGCGGCCATTCTGAAAATCTTCATGCCGATTATTGTGATGTTGCCGGGTATTGCGGCTTACGTGATTTACAAAAACGGCGGTTTGCAGACCGAAATGATGCGCGACGGTGTGGTGGTTGGCGACAATGCCTACTCGGCCGTGCTGACCTTCCTGCCCAGTGGTCTCAAAGGTATGTCGGTGGCAGCCCTGACGGCGGCTATCGTGGCCTCGCTGGCGGGTAAAGCCAACTCCATCTCGACCATTTTCACGCTCGACATTTACCACAAGTACATCAATAAGGAAGCAAGCGAAGCCCGGCTGCTCTGGATTGGCCGCGCTACCATTCTGGTGGCCATGCTGGTGTCGATCGCCTTTGCCTGGAGCGATGCACTCGGTATTGGGGGCGAAGGTGGCTTCACCTACATTCAGAAATACACCGGCTATATCAGCCCCGGTATTTTTGCGGTATTTATTCTGGGCTTCTTCTGGAAACGAACCACCGGTGCCGCTGCCATTGCGGGTGTGTTGGGTGGCTTTGCCCTCGTGGTGTTTTTCAACCACTTTGCTACCGATATTTTCGGCCCCGAAACCTTGCTCTACTCGGCCTTCCCCGACGGTCAGGGCGGGTATGTTATTCCGTTCCTGGTGGCTATGGGCCTATCGTTTTTCATGACCGTAGCCCTGATGGTGCTCATCAGCCTCGCCGGCCCGAAAGTCAACCCAAAGGGTCTGGAAATCGACGCGCAGATGTTCAAACTCTCGCCCACGAGCCTGACGATGATCGTGATTATTCTGATGCTGTTCTCGATGTTGTACGTCCGGTTCTGGTAA
- a CDS encoding methyltransferase, with translation MDATYWNTRYEDGRTGWDLGQLSPPLKAIIDAVTDKQAAILIPGAGSGYEVDYLLQQGFTDVTVIDLAPLAIDRLRERVGTPAGLTTLVGNFFDHQGQYDLILEQTFFCALDPALRVAYAQHMRALLKPGGRVAGVLFATTFPFEGPPFGGSVAEYRTLFEPNFGAVRLEPCLVSVKPRLGNEVWVELRA, from the coding sequence ATGGATGCTACTTATTGGAATACCCGGTACGAAGACGGCCGGACAGGTTGGGATCTGGGGCAGCTTTCGCCCCCGCTCAAAGCTATTATCGATGCCGTGACCGACAAACAGGCGGCTATCCTGATTCCGGGTGCGGGCTCGGGCTACGAGGTCGATTATTTACTCCAACAGGGCTTTACCGATGTGACCGTAATTGACCTGGCTCCGCTCGCTATCGACCGCCTGCGCGAGCGGGTGGGTACACCGGCCGGCCTGACGACCCTTGTCGGCAACTTTTTTGACCATCAGGGGCAGTACGACCTTATTCTGGAACAAACGTTTTTCTGCGCGCTCGACCCGGCCTTGCGGGTGGCCTATGCGCAGCACATGCGTGCCCTGCTGAAGCCCGGCGGGCGGGTAGCGGGCGTTCTGTTTGCTACCACGTTTCCGTTTGAAGGGCCACCCTTTGGCGGGTCGGTAGCGGAGTACCGCACCTTGTTCGAGCCGAATTTTGGTGCGGTACGTCTGGAGCCCTGTTTAGTATCGGTAAAGCCCCGGCTGGGCAATGAAGTCTGGGTTGAGCTGAGGGCCTAA
- the odhB gene encoding 2-oxoglutarate dehydrogenase complex dihydrolipoyllysine-residue succinyltransferase has translation MAVEIKVPAVGESITEVTVGEWLKKEGDTVKVDDVLCTLDSDKASFELPAETEGVLHILAQAGDTLPIGAVICTIEPVGASAPAPAPAPEAPKAEAPAPQPVAAPAPEPATPAPAASGSQVIEMKVPAVGESITEVTIASWSKKDGDVVALDEVLCELESDKATFELPAEAAGTLRIVAQAGETLPIGGLIARIETGAAAAPAAPAPSAPAAQPAAATTADVNGQTGYAAHHASPAAAKILAEKGVEATAVTGTGVGGRITKEDAMNAQKAQPAAQPAATAPAPKPAAPAPAPAPVAAPGSRNQRREKMTSLRRTIARRLVAVKNETAMLTTFNEVDMKPIMDMRGKYKDKFKEKHGVGLGFMSFFTKAVCVALKEFPAVNAMIDGDQIVFNDFCDISIAVSSERGLVVPVIRNAEQMTFHEIEKEIVRLAGLARDNKLTIEQMQGGTFTITNGGIFGSMLSTPIINAPQSAILGMHNIVERPVVQNGEIVVRPIMYVALSYDHRIIDGKESVSFLVRIKQLLEDPTRLLLDV, from the coding sequence ATGGCTGTTGAAATAAAAGTACCCGCAGTAGGCGAGTCGATCACCGAAGTAACGGTGGGCGAATGGTTGAAAAAAGAAGGTGATACGGTAAAGGTCGACGACGTGCTCTGTACGCTCGATTCAGACAAAGCGTCGTTTGAACTGCCGGCCGAAACCGAAGGCGTACTCCATATTCTGGCCCAGGCTGGCGACACCCTGCCGATTGGTGCTGTTATCTGTACCATTGAGCCCGTAGGCGCATCGGCTCCGGCCCCTGCACCGGCTCCCGAAGCGCCCAAGGCCGAGGCTCCTGCTCCTCAGCCTGTTGCGGCCCCGGCCCCCGAGCCCGCTACGCCAGCGCCGGCGGCAAGCGGTAGCCAGGTGATCGAAATGAAAGTACCAGCCGTAGGCGAGTCGATTACGGAGGTAACCATCGCATCGTGGTCGAAGAAAGACGGTGACGTGGTAGCGCTCGACGAGGTTCTCTGCGAACTGGAGTCTGACAAAGCTACGTTTGAGCTGCCCGCCGAAGCGGCCGGAACCCTCCGGATTGTGGCGCAGGCTGGCGAAACACTTCCGATTGGTGGCCTCATTGCCCGGATCGAAACTGGCGCGGCAGCTGCCCCGGCGGCTCCGGCTCCGAGTGCTCCCGCTGCTCAACCTGCGGCTGCTACCACCGCCGACGTTAATGGTCAAACGGGGTATGCCGCGCATCATGCCTCACCGGCTGCGGCCAAAATTCTGGCCGAAAAAGGGGTAGAAGCCACCGCCGTGACCGGTACCGGTGTGGGCGGGCGCATCACCAAAGAAGACGCCATGAATGCCCAGAAGGCACAGCCTGCCGCTCAACCGGCCGCTACAGCCCCCGCGCCCAAGCCAGCCGCACCGGCACCAGCTCCGGCTCCGGTAGCTGCGCCGGGTAGCCGCAACCAGCGTCGCGAAAAAATGACATCGCTGCGCCGGACCATTGCCCGCCGGTTGGTGGCCGTGAAAAACGAAACGGCTATGCTGACAACCTTCAACGAGGTTGACATGAAGCCGATCATGGACATGCGCGGCAAGTACAAAGACAAGTTTAAGGAGAAACACGGGGTGGGCCTTGGGTTCATGTCGTTCTTCACAAAAGCGGTCTGCGTAGCCCTGAAAGAGTTCCCGGCCGTGAATGCCATGATCGACGGTGATCAGATTGTATTCAACGACTTCTGCGATATTTCAATCGCGGTATCGTCGGAGCGGGGGTTGGTGGTTCCGGTGATTCGGAACGCTGAGCAAATGACGTTCCACGAGATCGAGAAAGAAATTGTGCGGTTAGCCGGTTTGGCCCGCGACAATAAACTGACCATCGAGCAGATGCAGGGTGGCACGTTCACGATCACAAACGGGGGTATCTTTGGGTCGATGCTGTCGACACCGATTATCAATGCACCCCAGTCGGCTATTCTGGGTATGCACAACATTGTGGAACGTCCGGTTGTGCAGAACGGCGAAATCGTGGTGCGGCCGATCATGTACGTAGCTCTCAGCTACGATCACCGTATTATCGACGGGAAAGAGTCGGTGAGCTTCCTGGTACGGATCAAGCAACTGCTCGAAGATCCGACCCGCCTACTGCTCGACGTGTAA
- a CDS encoding 2-oxoglutarate dehydrogenase E1 component — MDNYSYIANSDAAYVDQLYQAYKQDPNSVDASWQKFFEGFDFSLTYGENGGKAANRNKETTPVATNGQTKTPVDARHSEKEVSVASLIKAYRSRGHLLAQTNPIRSRKDRNPRLELSDYALSDADLDTVFEAGNLLGIGPATLRDIMASLEKIYAGRIGFEYMYIREIDVKNWLRNKIEKEALVFDPTIQEKTRILEKLNEATVFENFLHTKFLGQKRFSLEGGETTIPALDAIINKAADMGVEEVMIGMAHRGRLNVLANILGKSYESIFDGFEGNVPSGIHGDGDVKYHLGYASLTETPAGKRINVKLAPNPSHLEAVNPVVEGFTRAQADEEYKGDFTKIMPILIHGDAAVAGQGIVYEVTQMAKLPGYQTGGTVHFVINNQVGFTTDFDDARSSIYCSDVAKIIDAPIFHVNGDDPEAVFFCAKLAVEFREMFKRDVFIDMVCYRRYGHNESDEPKFTQPTMYAVIDKHANPRDIYNKQLVERSEVDAQLAANMDAEFKKLLQERLDRVKQKAEIPYKPLRLDQQWAELRTSQPEDFDQSPETGVSLETLERVGQALYTVPDNFKPLKQIDKLLRDRKQMLTESKQVNWGTAELLAYGSILSEGKVVRLSGQDVQRGTFSHRHAVLHDSENNGLYYSLDHIGGEGTAKMQIYNSLLSEYGVLGFEYGYAMATPHALVIWEAQFGDFANGAQTMIDQFIAAGESKWGIQNGVVMLLPHGYEGQGPEHSNARPERYLQLSAQYNMVVCNVTTPANLFHMLRRQLAWPFRKPLVVMSPKSLLRHPQVISPLEDLTKGRFQEVLGDPYADPKKVKRVLLCTGKIYYELLEKQQAEGRTDVAIVRLEQLHPLPQKQIDAVLAQYKKAELVWVQEEPLNMGYYTYLLREMPEVRLRPVSRPAAASPATGFAKNHTQEQAAIVAKAFE, encoded by the coding sequence ATGGATAACTATTCGTATATAGCCAACTCAGACGCAGCCTACGTTGACCAGTTGTACCAGGCGTACAAACAAGATCCTAATTCGGTTGACGCAAGCTGGCAGAAGTTCTTTGAAGGCTTTGATTTTTCGCTCACCTATGGCGAAAATGGCGGAAAAGCCGCCAATCGAAACAAGGAAACTACGCCGGTAGCTACCAACGGTCAGACCAAGACCCCCGTTGATGCCCGGCACAGTGAAAAAGAAGTATCGGTTGCCAGCCTGATCAAAGCCTACCGCTCCCGGGGGCACCTGCTGGCCCAGACAAACCCCATTCGGTCGCGCAAAGATCGCAACCCCCGGCTCGAACTCTCGGACTACGCCCTCTCAGACGCAGACCTCGATACCGTATTCGAAGCAGGCAACCTGCTGGGCATTGGCCCCGCTACCCTGCGTGATATTATGGCCTCGCTGGAGAAAATCTACGCGGGCCGGATCGGCTTCGAGTACATGTACATCCGCGAGATCGACGTAAAAAACTGGCTGCGCAACAAAATTGAGAAAGAAGCGCTGGTGTTTGATCCGACTATTCAGGAGAAAACCCGGATTCTGGAAAAGCTCAACGAAGCCACTGTTTTCGAAAACTTCCTGCACACCAAATTTCTGGGTCAGAAACGGTTTTCGCTCGAAGGAGGTGAAACCACTATTCCGGCCCTCGATGCCATTATCAACAAGGCGGCCGACATGGGCGTTGAGGAGGTAATGATCGGGATGGCGCACCGTGGCCGACTCAATGTGCTGGCTAACATCCTGGGTAAATCGTACGAAAGTATTTTCGACGGATTCGAAGGAAACGTGCCCAGCGGTATTCATGGCGATGGCGACGTGAAGTATCACCTCGGCTACGCCAGCCTGACCGAAACGCCCGCAGGTAAGCGCATTAACGTGAAACTGGCCCCCAACCCGTCGCACCTCGAAGCCGTAAACCCGGTAGTAGAAGGCTTCACGCGGGCGCAGGCCGACGAAGAATACAAAGGCGATTTCACCAAGATCATGCCGATCCTGATTCACGGCGATGCTGCCGTAGCGGGTCAGGGGATTGTGTATGAAGTGACGCAAATGGCCAAACTACCCGGCTACCAAACCGGCGGTACGGTGCATTTTGTGATCAATAACCAGGTGGGCTTTACCACCGACTTTGATGACGCCCGCTCGTCGATTTATTGCTCCGACGTAGCCAAAATCATCGACGCCCCGATTTTTCACGTCAACGGCGACGATCCCGAAGCGGTGTTCTTCTGCGCTAAACTGGCTGTTGAGTTCCGCGAGATGTTCAAGCGCGACGTGTTTATCGACATGGTGTGCTACCGGCGGTACGGCCACAATGAGTCGGACGAGCCGAAGTTTACGCAGCCGACCATGTACGCCGTGATCGACAAGCACGCCAACCCCCGCGACATCTACAACAAGCAGTTGGTAGAGCGGAGCGAGGTAGACGCGCAACTGGCGGCCAACATGGACGCCGAGTTCAAGAAATTGTTGCAGGAGCGGCTCGACCGCGTGAAGCAGAAAGCCGAGATTCCGTACAAGCCACTCCGGCTCGATCAGCAATGGGCCGAACTGCGGACGTCACAGCCCGAGGACTTCGATCAGTCGCCGGAAACGGGTGTCTCGCTCGAAACGCTCGAACGCGTAGGGCAGGCCCTGTACACGGTACCCGACAACTTCAAGCCGCTGAAGCAGATTGACAAACTCCTGCGCGACCGCAAGCAGATGCTGACCGAGTCGAAGCAGGTAAACTGGGGTACGGCCGAATTGCTCGCTTACGGCTCAATTTTGAGCGAAGGTAAAGTGGTTCGTTTGAGTGGGCAGGACGTACAGCGGGGCACGTTCTCGCACCGTCATGCTGTGCTGCACGACTCAGAAAACAACGGCCTCTACTACTCACTCGACCATATCGGGGGTGAGGGCACGGCCAAAATGCAGATTTACAACTCACTCTTGTCGGAGTATGGGGTACTGGGCTTCGAGTACGGGTACGCTATGGCGACTCCGCACGCGCTGGTGATCTGGGAGGCTCAGTTTGGTGACTTTGCCAACGGTGCCCAAACCATGATTGATCAGTTTATTGCGGCTGGTGAGTCAAAATGGGGTATTCAGAACGGCGTGGTGATGCTGTTGCCCCACGGCTACGAAGGGCAGGGTCCCGAGCACTCAAACGCCCGGCCCGAGCGTTACCTCCAACTCTCGGCTCAGTACAACATGGTGGTTTGTAACGTAACTACACCCGCCAACCTGTTCCATATGTTGCGCCGTCAGCTGGCGTGGCCGTTCCGTAAGCCGCTGGTGGTGATGTCGCCAAAGTCATTGCTGCGCCATCCGCAGGTAATCTCACCCCTGGAAGACCTCACCAAAGGGCGGTTCCAGGAGGTACTGGGCGACCCGTACGCCGACCCGAAAAAGGTGAAGCGCGTGCTGCTCTGCACCGGCAAGATTTACTACGAATTGCTGGAGAAACAGCAGGCCGAAGGTCGTACCGACGTCGCCATTGTGCGGCTGGAGCAACTGCACCCGCTGCCGCAAAAGCAGATTGACGCGGTATTGGCTCAGTACAAGAAGGCCGAGCTGGTGTGGGTACAGGAAGAACCCCTCAACATGGGTTACTACACCTACCTGCTGCGCGAAATGCCTGAGGTGCGGTTACGCCCCGTATCGCGTCCGGCGGCTGCATCGCCTGCTACCGGCTTCGCCAAAAACCACACGCAGGAGCAAGCTGCGATCGTAGCAAAAGCATTTGAATAA
- the treF gene encoding alpha,alpha-trehalase TreF translates to MMQVLALSPDQLLGRLFVDVQLGRVFSDSKTFVDCTPKLDPAEIVARYEAQKDTPGFDLHAFVFEHFNTPKPIAADFVSDTSLPTTEHINRLWDRLTRPADTPVPHSSRVPLPHPYVVPGGRFREIFYWDSYFTMLGLREAGRTDLIRSMVDNFAYLIDQFGFIPNGNRTYFLSRSQPPYFALMVGLLADIEGTEALLRYLPHLQKEYDFWTKGEDDLSDAHPRARRTVQLPDGLPLNRYWDNTPTPRPEAYRQEIELNEQAEQAGVASTVLYNHIRAACESGWDFSSRWCADAHTLATIHTADLIPVDLNCLLYSLEATLSEAYAHNGDHAHAALFEQLAADRHALIERTFWNAETGFFHDYDAVQATQTPALTLAGVFPLFFNLATPEQAARVHDRLKDEFLQTGGWVTTLNHSGQQWDWPNGWAPLQWIVYRALMNYGFTETAQLGRNRWLALNDKVFKATGKMMEKYNVVDAALTTGGGEYPNQDGFGWTNGVYLAMDAERWAEMSES, encoded by the coding sequence ATGATGCAAGTGCTTGCCCTCTCGCCCGATCAGTTGCTTGGCCGTCTTTTTGTCGATGTGCAACTGGGTCGGGTCTTCTCCGATTCCAAAACGTTTGTCGATTGTACGCCCAAACTCGACCCGGCTGAGATTGTAGCCCGGTACGAAGCCCAGAAAGACACGCCCGGCTTCGACCTGCACGCTTTCGTGTTCGAGCATTTCAATACGCCCAAACCAATAGCCGCCGATTTTGTCAGCGACACCTCGCTGCCAACTACCGAGCACATCAACCGGCTTTGGGACCGCCTGACACGCCCCGCCGACACGCCCGTGCCCCACAGTTCGCGAGTGCCCCTGCCCCACCCATATGTGGTGCCCGGCGGGCGGTTTCGGGAGATTTTTTACTGGGATAGCTACTTTACCATGCTCGGGCTACGCGAGGCCGGCCGTACCGACCTCATTCGCAGTATGGTCGACAACTTTGCTTACCTTATCGATCAGTTTGGCTTTATTCCAAACGGCAACCGGACGTACTTCCTGAGCCGGTCGCAGCCGCCCTATTTCGCCTTGATGGTGGGGCTCCTGGCCGATATTGAAGGAACTGAGGCTCTGCTCCGCTACCTGCCCCATCTACAGAAAGAATACGATTTCTGGACCAAAGGTGAAGATGACCTGTCGGACGCCCACCCGCGCGCCCGGCGGACGGTGCAGCTCCCCGATGGCCTGCCCCTCAACCGGTACTGGGACAATACGCCCACCCCCCGGCCTGAGGCTTACCGGCAGGAGATTGAACTCAACGAACAGGCCGAACAGGCGGGCGTTGCGTCGACGGTGCTGTACAACCACATTCGGGCAGCCTGCGAGTCGGGTTGGGATTTCAGCAGTCGCTGGTGTGCCGATGCGCATACGCTTGCCACCATCCACACCGCCGACCTGATTCCCGTAGACCTCAACTGCCTGCTTTACTCACTCGAGGCTACCCTTTCCGAAGCTTACGCCCACAACGGCGACCATGCCCACGCGGCCCTGTTTGAGCAGCTGGCTGCCGACCGCCATGCCTTAATTGAGCGTACGTTCTGGAACGCCGAAACCGGTTTCTTCCACGATTACGATGCTGTGCAGGCCACCCAAACCCCCGCCCTCACACTGGCGGGTGTGTTTCCGCTTTTCTTTAACCTGGCCACGCCCGAACAGGCGGCCCGCGTACATGACCGCCTGAAAGACGAATTTTTGCAGACCGGCGGCTGGGTAACCACCCTCAACCACTCAGGTCAACAGTGGGACTGGCCTAACGGCTGGGCACCGTTGCAGTGGATTGTGTACAGGGCCTTGATGAACTACGGCTTCACCGAAACCGCGCAACTTGGCCGCAACCGCTGGCTGGCGCTCAACGATAAAGTGTTTAAGGCCACCGGCAAGATGATGGAAAAGTACAACGTGGTTGATGCCGCCCTGACCACGGGCGGGGGCGAATACCCCAATCAGGACGGCTTCGGGTGGACCAACGGCGTGTATCTGGCCATGGATGCCGAGCGCTGGGCCGAAATGAGCGAGTCTTAG